Below is a genomic region from Rhodospirillum centenum SW.
GTCGCCTATGCCCTGGCGCCGGACCTCGTGGGCCGAGCCATGCTGGCGGGGGTGGAGATGGCGCTCGCCCGGGCGAGCCCGGGGCGGAACGGGTCGGGCAACCTGTTCGGCCCACCGGAGGACCGGATGGCGGTGCGGGGCGGCGGGCAGTCGCTGCTGCCCGTGGCGGTCGGCCTGGGGGCTGCGGGTCTGCTGGCGGCCGGGGCGCTGGCCGCCGGCCGGCGCGCTACCTGACCCGACCGGACGGCGGCAGGTCCCGGCAAGCAGAAGGGCCGCGACGTTGCCGCCGCGGCCCCTGCGTCCTTCGTGCGGGTGCGGGTCAGTCGGCGTAGGTGCCGGCGCGCTGGATGACGGGGCGCCAGCGCTCGATCTCCTCCTTCAGGAACGCGGCATGGACGTCCGGCGTGGCGCGCTCCTGCGCCACGGGCGCGGTGCCCAGTTCGGCGAAGCGGGTCTTCACCAGATCGCTCTGCAGCGCCGTCTGCAAGGCGGCGGACAGCTTCTGCACCACCGCGTCGGGCGTGCCCTTGGGCGCATAGATGCCGTGCCAGACGGCGACCTGAACCTCCGGCAGCCCGGCCTCGACCGTCGTCGGCAGGTCCGGCAGGGAGGCGACGCGGTCCGGCGTCGTCACCGCATAGGCCTTGATCGCTCCGCCCTTGATCTGGCCGGTGGTGTTGGTGGTCTGGTCGCACAGGATGTCCACCTGCCCGCCGACCAGATCGTTGATGGCGGGGCCGGTGCCCTTGTAGGGCACGGTGTTCAGCGGCGTGCCCAGCGCCTCCTGGAACAGCATGCCGCACAGGTGCGAGGCGGCGCCGACGCCGGCATGGGCCATGTTGATCTTGTCGGCATTGGCCTTCACATGGGTGACCAGCCCCTTCAGGTCGTCGGCGGGGAAGTCCTTGCGCGCCACGATGGTCATCGGCACGTCGGTGACCAGGCCCACGGCGCGGAAGTCGGCCAGGGCGTCGAAGGGCAGCTTGCGGTACAGCGTGGCCGAGGTGGCCATGCCGATATGATGCAGCAGCAGGGTGTAGCCGTCGGGCTCGGCCTTGGCCACCCGGGCCGCGCCGATGGTGCCGCCGGCGCCGCCGACATTCTCGATCACGACCTGCTGACCCAGCGCACCGCTCATCTCCTGCGCGACCAGCCGGGCGACGGTATCCGTCGGGCCGCCGGCGGAGAAGGGCACGACCATGGTGATCGGACGGGTCGGATAATCCTGGGCCGCGGCCGGCCCGGTCAGCACGCCCGCGGCCAGGACGGTCGCCGCGGCGGCGGCGATCACGGATGTAAGACGCATGGCTTCCCCCTTGTGGTCTGTCTGGTTGGTTGCACGCGACTCATTCCCTGAAGGCCTCGTCGCGCTTGCGGCGCAGCGAGGGCATCAGCACGATCAGCAGCAGCCCGACCGCCATCAGGAGCAGGGCGAGGCTCAGCGGCCGCTCCACGAAGATCATCGGATCGCCGCGGGCGATCAGGAAGGACCGCCGCAGATTCTCCTCCATCAGCGGTCCCAGGACGAAGGCCAGCAGCAGCGGCGCCGGCTCGAAGCCCAGCTTCGCCAACCCGTAGCCGGCGAAGCCGAATACCGACAGCATCAGCACGTCCACGTAAGAGCCGTTCACGGTGTAGACGCCGACGCAGCAGAACAGCAGGATCGCCGGATAGAGCAGCCGGTAGGGCATCCGCAGCAGTCGGACCCAGACGCCGACCAGGGGCAGATTGATGATGACCAGCATGGCGTTGCCGATCCACATGCTGGCGATCATGCCCCAGAACAGGCGGGGATTCTCGGTCATCACCTGCGGTCCGGGGATGATGCCCTGGATCGTCATGGCGCCGACCATCATCGCCATCACCGCGTTGGGCGGGATGCCCAGGGTCAGCAGCGGGATGAAGCTGGTCTGGGCGCCGGCGTTGTTGGCACTCTCCGGCCCGGCCACGCCCTCGATCGCGCCGCGGCCGAACCGGCCGGGATCACGGGCGAGCTTCTTCTCCAGCGTGTAGCTGGCATAGGGCGCCAGCACGGCGCCGTTGCCCGGCAGGATGCCCAGGACGGAGCCGATGCCGGTGCCCCGCAGCACGGCCGGGAAGGACTGGCGGATGTCAGCCCAGGTCGGCATCAGCCCCTTGATGGGCTTGTCCAGCACGCCGCGCTGTTCGGGGTTCTCCAGGTTGCGCAGAATTTCCGCCACGCCGAACAGGCCGACCGCCAGCGTGGTGAAGTTGATGCCCTCGGCGAACTGCGCAATGCCGAAGGTCAGCCGCGGCGCTCCGGTTTCGATGTCCGATCCGATCGATCCCAGCAGCAGCCCGACCAGGATCATCGCCACCGCCTTCACGAAGGAACTGCTGGCCAGTACCGTGGCACCGACCAGACCGAACAGCATCAGGGCGAAATACTCCGGCGGGCCGAAGGCCTGGGCGGCCTGCGCCAGCAGCGGCCCGATCAGGGCCACCAGGAAGGTCGCCACGGTCCCCGCGAAGAACGACCCCAGGGCCGCGATCGCCAGCGCCGGGCCGGCGCGGCCCTGGCGCGCCATCTGGTGCCCGTCCAGCGTCGTCACCACGGCCGAGGTCTCGCCCGGCATGTTGACCAGGATCGCCGTGGTGGAGCCGCCGTACTGCGCCCCGTAATAGATGCCCGCCAGCATGATCAGCGCGCCCAGCGGGTCCAGGCTGAAGGTGATCGGCAGCAGGATGGCGATGGTGGCGATAGGGCCGAGGCCCGGCAGCACGCCGATCAGCGTGCCGACCAGAGCCCCTACGAAGCAGAGGCCCAGATTCATCGGCGAGAAGGCGGCACCGAAGCCCAGGGCCAGATTGGCGAAGATGTCCATCAGAAGCGCGGCCAGATCGAGAGCGGGAGCCCGAGCAGGATCGGGAACAGGATGACGGCGAAGAGGATGAGCCCCGCCCCGAAGATCAGCGTGCCGCGCCAGCGGAAGTCGGGCGCTGCGACGGAGGTGACCAGCAGCAGTACCACGCTCGCCAGGATCAGCCCGGCCGGCCGGATCAGAAGGCCGAACAGGGTGATCGCCAGCAGCACCGGCAGCAGCCGGCGCCAGCGGAACGGCGCGATCGTGTCACCGCGGACCCGCAGTCCGCGCAGCGCGATTCCGGCCCCGAACAGGGCGATCAGCCCCGACAGCACGGTGGGAAAGTAGCCCGGTCCCATACGGGAGGTCCGGCCCATGTCCAGATCCGCGGCCTGCCATGCCGCGACGGCTGCCAGGGCGACCAGGACCAGGCCGCCCGCCACATCCTGCGGACTGCGGATGCGCAGCGTCATCACGGCGCCGCTCTTCCGGTGATGGCGGTTGCACGGCTGGCCGCCATGGTGCCCGTTGCGGTATTGGCGGCGCCCAGGCACGACAACCGGCCCTGCCTGGCGGCGGAGCTTTTACCCATCCGGATTCCCCCGTTGCCCCCGTGTCGCCGCATCTGGTCGGCGGTGATCATGGTATCGACCATAGCTTGTACATACTCGCCAGGAACCTTGCAATCGGCCAGCCAGGGCGGGCATCGTGACGGCCACACGGTCGGATTGCGAATGAAAGTTTCTGTCGGACGCATGCCAGGGCAAGCAAATTGCCGCTTCGCGGTTGCGCCCGTCTATGGCATGAAGTCACCCGTTCCCGTCACGCCAGAGGCCGTCATGGAGAAGTTCACCGTTCTCACCGGGGTCGCCGCCCCCTTGCGCATCATGAACGTCGATACG
It encodes:
- a CDS encoding tripartite tricarboxylate transporter TctB family protein, translated to MTLRIRSPQDVAGGLVLVALAAVAAWQAADLDMGRTSRMGPGYFPTVLSGLIALFGAGIALRGLRVRGDTIAPFRWRRLLPVLLAITLFGLLIRPAGLILASVVLLLVTSVAAPDFRWRGTLIFGAGLILFAVILFPILLGLPLSIWPRF
- a CDS encoding tripartite tricarboxylate transporter substrate-binding protein, producing MRLTSVIAAAAATVLAAGVLTGPAAAQDYPTRPITMVVPFSAGGPTDTVARLVAQEMSGALGQQVVIENVGGAGGTIGAARVAKAEPDGYTLLLHHIGMATSATLYRKLPFDALADFRAVGLVTDVPMTIVARKDFPADDLKGLVTHVKANADKINMAHAGVGAASHLCGMLFQEALGTPLNTVPYKGTGPAINDLVGGQVDILCDQTTNTTGQIKGGAIKAYAVTTPDRVASLPDLPTTVEAGLPEVQVAVWHGIYAPKGTPDAVVQKLSAALQTALQSDLVKTRFAELGTAPVAQERATPDVHAAFLKEEIERWRPVIQRAGTYAD
- a CDS encoding tripartite tricarboxylate transporter permease, producing MDIFANLALGFGAAFSPMNLGLCFVGALVGTLIGVLPGLGPIATIAILLPITFSLDPLGALIMLAGIYYGAQYGGSTTAILVNMPGETSAVVTTLDGHQMARQGRAGPALAIAALGSFFAGTVATFLVALIGPLLAQAAQAFGPPEYFALMLFGLVGATVLASSSFVKAVAMILVGLLLGSIGSDIETGAPRLTFGIAQFAEGINFTTLAVGLFGVAEILRNLENPEQRGVLDKPIKGLMPTWADIRQSFPAVLRGTGIGSVLGILPGNGAVLAPYASYTLEKKLARDPGRFGRGAIEGVAGPESANNAGAQTSFIPLLTLGIPPNAVMAMMVGAMTIQGIIPGPQVMTENPRLFWGMIASMWIGNAMLVIINLPLVGVWVRLLRMPYRLLYPAILLFCCVGVYTVNGSYVDVLMLSVFGFAGYGLAKLGFEPAPLLLAFVLGPLMEENLRRSFLIARGDPMIFVERPLSLALLLMAVGLLLIVLMPSLRRKRDEAFRE